DNA from Deltaproteobacteria bacterium:
GGCCAGCGACGCGTGCAGCCCCAACGCCATCGCGCGTTCGATCACACCCAGGAACGGCATGTGCGCGGGGGTCTTCAGAATTTGGCCCATCACGGCGGCGAGTTCCGGCGGGGGAGCGTCGATGCGGATCGAAAACAGCACGGCGAAACCGGCGAACGGCAACACGTTCAGCACGAACGCCTCGAGCGCGCCGTGGCCGAGTCCGAAGGCGACCGCATCGCGCCACGCGTGCGTGTCCCCGGGTTTCGGCTTGCACCACCATCGAAGCACCAGATAACGACCGACCTCCTCGAAGAGCCCCGCGCTGTACGAGAGCAGCACGGCGACGACGAGGGTGGTTGTGCGGCTTGCCTCCGCGCCGAGTCCCGCGAGTTTGGAGAGGATCGCGACGAGCGGGATGCGCGTGGCGATCTGGAAGATGAAGAAGGTCGCGACGCCCCACCACACATAGCGCGATGCCGCGCCGGTTCGTGCGCGCCAGATGCGGGGGACGACGAAAACAAGCAGCGCGACGAGAACAGCCGACGCGGCGAACGCGGCGATGAGCAGCGCTGGCGCGGATGTTTGCGGTAGGATCGCGGCCTCCGTGCTTCGTTACAGGCCGGCTCCACTCGTGGGGAGGCTCGACGCGAGAATCGACAGATCGCGGTCGCTGAAATACAGGCCCGCGCCCAGGAACCAGCGCGGGTCGTCATACTTGTTGATGAAGTCGTCGACGCCCGCCGTCACGAAGAAGTGATCGAGGAACATCAGGTCGATGTAGGTCTTCAGGCGCGGGTTGTTGTCCTTCGAAAAATCCGATGCCTCGAACGCGATGTCCAAGTGGTCCTTGAACAGGAAGTACTCGACGCCGACGCCGCCCTTGGACTCGATGATGCCGCCGCGGAACAGGAAGTCGTGCCAGCGCTTGCCGAACTGCGCGCTGAAGAGCAGCTCGTCGCTCGTCACGCGACGTGTCTCGTTCTTGACCGACGTCTCCTCGTCCGCCGCGTCGGGGTTCTCCACGGTGGTCGTCTCGATTTCGGTGGTGCGTGTGCGTCCCTTGGGCGAGTCGACCAGGGCGAGCATGTAGACCTTGTCGTAATTCGGCCGGATGTTGAGCGCGAAGAAGCTCTTCGCCTCCTGCTGCTCGATGTGGTATTCGCCCCGGTACTTGAACTCCATCTCCAGGCGCGTGAGGCGCTGCACGTAGTCGTTGATGCCGCTCACGGCCTCGTTGAGTGACGTGATCGTCTCGTCGTCGTTGACGAGCTTGCCCAGCGTGCCCTGCCCGTCGTCGATCTTTTGCGCGACGTTGGCGAAGGCCTCGAGGCTGCGCGACAGGTTTTCGGTGACCGCCACGAGGTTTTCGAGCGTCGCCGAGATGTCCTCGCGATTGGTGGACATCACCGTCGCCAAATGCCCGCTGATGTCCTTGAGGTTTTCGGCGATGGCGGGCAGCGCCGCCACCGTGCGCGACATTTCCTCGCGATTCTTCGACGTCACGTACGACAGGTTGCCCGAAAAGCTCTCGACGTTCGCCATGATCGCGTCCATGCGATCCTGGTTGGCCTCGAGCGTGTCGGCGAGCGTCGTCGTGATCGTGTTGAGCGAGATGAAGACGTCGCGGATGCCCTCTTGTCCCTCCTCGCCGCCGAAGACTTCGCGCAGGTTCGTCGTGACCGCCTTGATGTCCTCGGCCACGTCGTTGAGGTTGCCGGTCAGGGCGGCGATGTCGCCCGAATCGTCCACGTTTTCGAATTCCTTGCCCGGTTCCAGGACCTGTCGGCTCGCGCCCGGAAGGATTTCGATATATTTCTGACCCAGAAAACCGTGGCTGGCGATCGAGATGCGGCTGTCGTCGGGAATCTTGGCATCGGCGCTGATTTTCATCGTCACCAGACCCTTGCCGCCGTCCAGCCGGGTCTCTTCGACCACGCCGATCTTGATGCCCGCCAAATAGACGTTGGTGTCTTTCTGAATGCCGGCCGCGGTGGGAAAACGGGCGGCATATCGGTTCGGGTACTTGTCGCCGATGGCGTAGTCGCCGAGCCGGGTCGAGATCCAGGCGATGAGCAGGAAGACGACGACGAAGAAGATGCCGACCTTCGTCTCCGTCGTGAGTTTTCGCATGGATCTCCCAAGGCCGCTTTAAGGTGAGGTTTTTCTACTATCCGAGCCCCCAAAACGCAATCGGCGACGCCTCGCGGCGAACGGGGGGTTCCACCGATCGGCCCGGACGGCCATCCCATCGCGACATCACGCGAGCGTGCGCTCGAGGACCCGCGCGACGTTGCCGCCGATGATCTTTTTCACGTCGGCTTCGGAAAGGCCCGCATCGAGCAGCAGCGCCGTCAGGCGCGGCAGATCCTCAATGCCGCGCATCCCCGCGGGCATCGTCCAAAGCCAGCCGTCGATGTCCGATCCGTACGCGGCGTGGTCCGCGCCCGCGACGCGCACGATGTGCAGGATATGCCTGGCGACGCACCACAGATCGTCGAACCACGTGCGCCCCGTGAACTGCGGGCCGAAGATCACGCCGATCACACCGCCGTTTTTCGCGACGGCCTCGATCTGCTCGTCGTCGATGTTGCGCCAGGTTTTTTTCACGCCGCAAACGCCGGTGTGACTGACGATGACGGGTTTTTCGGCGCGCGCGCACGCTTCCATGAAGCCGCGTTTGTTGACGTGCGCGAGATCGACGACGATCCCCATCCGTTCGCACTCGGCGAGCAGCGCGCGGCCGAAGTCGGTGAGTCCCCTGTCGCGGCCCGAGCGCGAGCCCAAGCCCATCGCGCATTCGCACGCCTCGTTGCCCGAGAAGTGCGCGAAGGTCATGTAACGCACGCCGAGTTCGTGAAACATCCCGAGCAGCTCGATCCGACCCCCGAGCGCGTGCGCGCCCTCGATGCCGCAGAACGCACCGATGCGCCCGGCGTCGATCCCCTCGCGCATCGAGGTGCGGTCGCGGATCACGTGGATCTCGCCGGGGTGCGCGTCGCACACGCGATGAAGGTATTCGAGCTGGCGGCGGATTTTTCCCGCGCGCCGGCGGGGCGACGACAGCGGCGAACACACGAGCCCGAGTCCCTGGATGTCGATGCCGGCGTCGCGAAAGCGCGGCAGGTCGGCCTGCCAGACGAGCGGCGCCCGGGGCACCATGTTGCGGTGGCGTTTGGCGATGTCGTAGCCGAGCAGGTCGTGCGTGAGCAGGATGTCGATGTGCAGGTCGGCGACGAGACACGAGCGATGCAACTCGCGCGCGCGTTCGAGCGAAGGCGAGGTTTCGGGCGAGGTGTTCGCCTCGGTGTACGCGCCGGTCGCGGTCGGCGTCGCGCCCACGTCAGGCCTGATCGTCGAATCCGGCGTGCTCGCCCGCGAGGAACGCCTGGATAAAGGGGTGGTCGTGGCGGCGGATCTCGTCGGGCGGGCCGGTCGCGATGATGCGCCCTTCGTAGAGCACGGCCATTTGATCGGCGATCTTCATCGCCGCGGAGATGTCGTGGCTGATGATGAAGCTCGTATGGCCCAGGTGTTCCTTGGTGCTCCTGATGAGACGGTGGATCGAGTCGGTCATGATGGGGTCGAGGCCGGTGGTCGGCTCGTCGTAGAGCATGATGTCGGGACCGAGCACGATCGCCCGCGCGAGCGCCGCGCGTTTGCGCATGCCGCCCGACAGCTCCGACGGCATTTTTTGGCCGACTCCGTGCAGGCCGACTTCTTCGAGCGCGTCGCGCACTTTTTCCGCGATCTCGGACTTGGTGAACTTGCGCGTCTCCTTGATCGGAAAAGCCACGTTCTCGGCCACGTTCATCGAGTCGAAGAGCGCGCCGTCCTGAAACAGCATGCCGAACTTGCGGCGCATGTTGTTGAGCTCGATCGGGCCGAGCTGCGTCATGTCGATGCCGTCGATCAGCACGCGCCCCGCGTCGGGCATGAGCAGGCCGATGAGGTGCTTGAGCGTGACGGATTTTCCGCTGCCCGAACGACCGATCAGGATGGTGATCTGATTTTTCTCGCACGTGAGGTTGACGCCCTGCAGCACCTTGTGGGCGCCGAAGGACTTGTACACGTCGAGCATCTGAATGACGGGCGTGCCGTCGGGCGCGGCGGCGGGGGCGTCACTCATGAGCCGTTGCGTTCGCGCGCCTTTTCATCGAGCGACCGGGCCGCGGCGTGATCGCCCATCCGCCGCGCCAGATCGGCGAGCGCGCGCCAGGGCTCGGGCCGGTCGGGCGAAAGCTGCACGGCCATCTCGAAAACGCGCTTGGAGTCTTTCAGGTTTTCGTGACCGAAAAGTTCGCGTCCGTATTCGAGCAGCGTTTCAGTCAGCTCATCGAACGCGTCCGTGACCTCCATCTCGAACGCTTTGAGCGCGATCTCGATCAGATCGTCGGTATCGCCCATGACGAGGGCTTCCTGCGCCTGGCCGATCATCTCGTCGGCATGAAATCCGTTGGTCGGCTCGTACACGTCCTCGGTCAAGGTCGGTTCCTCGACGACGTCCTCCACGGGTTCCACGTCGAGTACGGATGCCGCGGCCTGCGCGAAGGTCACCTCGGCCTCGAGGATCTGGGCGGGCGCGGGCTCATCGACCTCGGGTTCGTCGACTTGCGGCTCGACGATCATGGATTCATCGGCCTTCGCCGCGAGATCCGCATGCACGCGCGCGTCGGCAATGAGATCGGCCTCCGCCACTTCGACGGCGGACGCGGTATCCTCAAACGTCGCCTCCATCGCGGAGGAAGGTGGCGAGACGGGCGGCGGTGTTGATGGCGCGGGCGGCGTCCACGGCGGCGGTGTGCCGTTGCCGCCGATCGGCCGCACGTCGATCTGCGCGACGTGATCGGCCCAGTAGCGCTCGCGATCGGCCAGCGGCTCGGGGTCGGGCAGGCCCATTCCGGCGAGCACGAGCTCGGCCATGAAGCGGTCGGCGTCGGTTTTGCCGAGAAAATCGGCGTAGCGACCCGTACCCAGGATTTCCTCCTGCACGTGCGCGTCGGGCTCGGGATCGCGCGTCACCCAGAACAGGCCGTTGCCGGCCTCGGGCATTCGCGCGAATCGGTCGAAGAGCGGATCGCGCCGGCCCGAATAGCCGAGCACGATGACGACGGAATCGAGCGCAGCGCGGTAGAGCATCTGCAGGATCACAGCGTCGTGTCGCTTGAGGCTTTCCTCACTGGCGGGCGCGTGATTGTCGGCCATACCGTTGAGGTAAACCACCGTGCCGGGCTCGAGTCCTTCGGCGCTCGACTTCACGTCGCGCGCGAGATCGACGAATCGCGGTTTCGCGT
Protein-coding regions in this window:
- a CDS encoding YhfC family intramembrane metalloprotease yields the protein MLPQTSAPALLIAAFAASAVLVALLVFVVPRIWRARTGAASRYVWWGVATFFIFQIATRIPLVAILSKLAGLGAEASRTTTLVVAVLLSYSAGLFEEVGRYLVLRWWCKPKPGDTHAWRDAVAFGLGHGALEAFVLNVLPFAGFAVLFSIRIDAPPPELAAVMGQILKTPAHMPFLGVIERAMALGLHASLAVMVARGINAGRAGKAVLAAIFVHGTVNLIALALMQAAGWWAAEIAVAVSVAGLAWWAVSTRGEAAFSA
- a CDS encoding MCE family protein, with product MRKLTTETKVGIFFVVVFLLIAWISTRLGDYAIGDKYPNRYAARFPTAAGIQKDTNVYLAGIKIGVVEETRLDGGKGLVTMKISADAKIPDDSRISIASHGFLGQKYIEILPGASRQVLEPGKEFENVDDSGDIAALTGNLNDVAEDIKAVTTNLREVFGGEEGQEGIRDVFISLNTITTTLADTLEANQDRMDAIMANVESFSGNLSYVTSKNREEMSRTVAALPAIAENLKDISGHLATVMSTNREDISATLENLVAVTENLSRSLEAFANVAQKIDDGQGTLGKLVNDDETITSLNEAVSGINDYVQRLTRLEMEFKYRGEYHIEQQEAKSFFALNIRPNYDKVYMLALVDSPKGRTRTTEIETTTVENPDAADEETSVKNETRRVTSDELLFSAQFGKRWHDFLFRGGIIESKGGVGVEYFLFKDHLDIAFEASDFSKDNNPRLKTYIDLMFLDHFFVTAGVDDFINKYDDPRWFLGAGLYFSDRDLSILASSLPTSGAGL
- a CDS encoding membrane dipeptidase; the encoded protein is MGATPTATGAYTEANTSPETSPSLERARELHRSCLVADLHIDILLTHDLLGYDIAKRHRNMVPRAPLVWQADLPRFRDAGIDIQGLGLVCSPLSSPRRRAGKIRRQLEYLHRVCDAHPGEIHVIRDRTSMREGIDAGRIGAFCGIEGAHALGGRIELLGMFHELGVRYMTFAHFSGNEACECAMGLGSRSGRDRGLTDFGRALLAECERMGIVVDLAHVNKRGFMEACARAEKPVIVSHTGVCGVKKTWRNIDDEQIEAVAKNGGVIGVIFGPQFTGRTWFDDLWCVARHILHIVRVAGADHAAYGSDIDGWLWTMPAGMRGIEDLPRLTALLLDAGLSEADVKKIIGGNVARVLERTLA
- a CDS encoding ABC transporter ATP-binding protein, with amino-acid sequence MSDAPAAAPDGTPVIQMLDVYKSFGAHKVLQGVNLTCEKNQITILIGRSGSGKSVTLKHLIGLLMPDAGRVLIDGIDMTQLGPIELNNMRRKFGMLFQDGALFDSMNVAENVAFPIKETRKFTKSEIAEKVRDALEEVGLHGVGQKMPSELSGGMRKRAALARAIVLGPDIMLYDEPTTGLDPIMTDSIHRLIRSTKEHLGHTSFIISHDISAAMKIADQMAVLYEGRIIATGPPDEIRRHDHPFIQAFLAGEHAGFDDQA